A region of Desulfolithobacter dissulfuricans DNA encodes the following proteins:
- the dusB gene encoding tRNA dihydrouridine synthase DusB, with the protein MQIGTVTLKSPFILAPLAGYTDLAFRLLCREMGAGLCLSEMISCHGLVHGQPKTLEMLATTPRERPVGFQLFGNEPEIMGRAAAELDRLPIDLIDINMGCPVRKVIKKGSGAALMKDFDRAAAIIRAVVRNTSLPVTVKFRSGWTSDQLVAPEFARMAQEAGVAAVTIHARTWSQGFSGLADWNMIGKVKESVAVPVIGNGDILTFEDGLRMMEETGCDGVMVGRGALGNPWVFQPEGRPDTLAERFPVVLRHLELAREFLPVERILFRLKNHAARYLTGLPGASRLRRQITDCRSLDELMALFKPPALRENR; encoded by the coding sequence ATGCAGATAGGAACAGTTACCCTCAAGAGCCCCTTCATCCTGGCTCCCCTTGCCGGCTACACGGACCTGGCGTTTCGCCTCCTGTGCCGGGAGATGGGCGCCGGCCTCTGTCTCTCGGAGATGATAAGCTGCCATGGGCTGGTCCATGGTCAGCCAAAGACCCTGGAAATGCTGGCCACCACTCCCCGGGAACGACCGGTGGGCTTTCAGCTTTTCGGCAATGAACCTGAGATCATGGGTCGGGCCGCGGCAGAGCTTGACCGGTTGCCCATTGATCTCATTGACATCAACATGGGCTGTCCGGTCCGCAAGGTCATCAAGAAGGGTTCTGGAGCCGCCCTGATGAAGGATTTTGACCGGGCCGCGGCCATTATCAGGGCCGTGGTTCGCAACACCAGCTTGCCGGTGACGGTCAAATTCCGTTCCGGCTGGACCAGCGACCAGCTGGTGGCCCCTGAATTTGCCCGTATGGCCCAGGAGGCCGGGGTGGCCGCGGTCACCATCCATGCCCGGACCTGGTCCCAGGGATTTTCCGGTCTGGCGGACTGGAATATGATCGGAAAAGTAAAAGAGAGTGTGGCTGTTCCGGTGATCGGTAACGGCGATATTCTCACCTTTGAAGACGGACTGCGGATGATGGAGGAGACCGGCTGCGACGGGGTCATGGTCGGTCGCGGCGCCCTGGGAAACCCCTGGGTGTTTCAGCCCGAGGGGCGGCCCGATACCCTGGCAGAGCGTTTCCCGGTGGTCCTGCGCCACCTGGAACTGGCCAGGGAGTTTCTTCCGGTAGAGCGCATCCTCTTCAGGCTGAAAAACCACGCTGCCCGCTATCTGACCGGCCTGCCCGGAGCCAGCAGATTGCGCCGACAGATAACCGACTGCAGGTCCCTTGATGAACTCATGGCTCTGTTTAAGCCGCCTGCGCTCAGGGAGAACAGATAA
- a CDS encoding transketolase — protein MVLKLDVSKSELSSEEIQELQAMRKRCARRILLSTTLAASGHPGGSLSSLDMLLVMYAMMKHDPANPRMPERDRAVMSIGHISPGVYSVLAENGYFSEEDFLQGFRRTGSGFPGHVESIVPGVEWDTGNLGQGLSTAVGMAQAHKVKGETNRVFCLMGDGEHQKGQLVEAMRYARKYRLDNLIGLVDRNHLQICGSTEEVMPQSIRKLYSDMGWEVIYLEDGHDYNALFQAISRAYGNTSGVPVVIIARTIMGKGISFMENQAKYHGSPLKPEQLAEALAELGVENDLEKWQELRQQPVRTHTIMAPRTDYPEVSPGEPILYDAKTMTDNRSAYGNALLGLAEANNNGTPVITGISCDLEGSVKMGGFHKHSPEAYFEAGIQEHHAAAMAGAMSCENLVTFFSTFGVFAVSEVYNQNRLSDFNHANMKIVATHLGLDVGEDGPTHQGIDYLGLFKNLFRFSVFMPADPNQTDRIVRYIATSPGNHFVGMGRSKTPVITREDGSVFFDTDYVFTPGRADWLRRGSDATIITYGAVTPSCIEAWKLLQEAGISVSVLNMASLIPLDRDSVIEAAKAGPLVTVEDHHVESGLGVSVATELVEAGVSTPLVRLGVRRYGGSGKPAELYQQQGLDARSIAETVRELLK, from the coding sequence ATGGTTCTGAAGTTAGATGTCAGCAAATCAGAATTGAGCAGCGAAGAGATTCAAGAGCTCCAGGCAATGCGCAAGCGGTGTGCCCGGCGCATTCTGCTCTCCACCACCCTGGCTGCCTCCGGCCATCCCGGTGGCTCGCTCTCCTCCCTGGACATGCTGCTGGTCATGTATGCCATGATGAAGCATGATCCGGCAAATCCCCGCATGCCCGAGCGGGACCGGGCCGTGATGTCCATTGGTCACATCTCCCCGGGTGTCTACTCTGTCCTGGCGGAAAACGGTTATTTTTCCGAAGAGGACTTTCTCCAGGGATTTCGCCGCACCGGTTCTGGTTTTCCAGGCCATGTGGAGTCCATTGTCCCCGGGGTCGAATGGGACACGGGTAACCTGGGGCAGGGGCTTTCCACCGCTGTCGGCATGGCCCAGGCCCACAAGGTGAAAGGGGAAACCAACCGGGTTTTCTGTCTCATGGGTGACGGTGAACACCAGAAAGGCCAGCTGGTGGAAGCAATGCGCTATGCCCGTAAATACAGGCTGGACAATCTCATCGGCCTTGTGGACCGCAACCATCTGCAGATCTGCGGCTCCACCGAGGAGGTGATGCCCCAGTCGATCCGCAAACTGTACAGCGACATGGGCTGGGAGGTGATCTACCTGGAAGACGGTCATGACTACAATGCGCTCTTCCAGGCCATTTCCCGGGCCTACGGCAACACCAGCGGCGTACCGGTGGTGATCATTGCCCGTACCATCATGGGCAAGGGCATTTCGTTTATGGAAAACCAGGCCAAGTATCACGGTTCGCCCCTCAAGCCGGAACAGCTGGCCGAGGCCCTGGCTGAACTGGGCGTGGAAAACGATCTTGAAAAATGGCAGGAACTTCGCCAGCAGCCGGTACGGACCCACACCATCATGGCGCCGCGCACCGACTATCCCGAGGTTTCCCCAGGTGAGCCCATCCTCTACGACGCAAAGACCATGACCGACAACCGTTCCGCCTATGGCAACGCCCTGCTCGGACTGGCCGAGGCCAACAACAACGGGACCCCGGTGATCACCGGTATCTCGTGTGACCTGGAAGGATCGGTCAAGATGGGCGGATTCCATAAACATTCACCCGAGGCCTATTTTGAGGCCGGTATCCAGGAACACCATGCCGCGGCCATGGCCGGGGCCATGAGCTGTGAAAACCTGGTCACCTTCTTCTCCACCTTTGGTGTTTTTGCTGTTTCCGAGGTCTACAACCAGAACCGGCTCAGCGATTTCAACCATGCCAACATGAAGATCGTCGCCACCCATCTGGGGCTCGACGTGGGTGAAGACGGGCCGACCCACCAGGGCATCGATTACCTGGGACTCTTTAAAAATCTGTTCCGGTTCTCGGTCTTCATGCCGGCCGATCCCAACCAGACCGACCGTATTGTCCGCTATATTGCCACCAGCCCTGGAAATCATTTCGTGGGCATGGGGCGCTCCAAGACGCCTGTGATCACCCGGGAAGACGGCTCAGTGTTCTTTGACACCGACTATGTCTTTACACCGGGTCGGGCAGACTGGCTGCGGCGGGGCAGCGACGCGACCATCATCACCTACGGCGCGGTGACTCCGAGCTGTATCGAGGCCTGGAAATTGCTGCAGGAGGCCGGTATCTCAGTGTCGGTACTGAACATGGCCTCGCTTATTCCGCTCGATCGCGACAGCGTGATCGAGGCCGCCAAGGCCGGTCCCCTGGTCACGGTGGAAGACCACCACGTGGAGAGTGGGCTCGGCGTCAGTGTGGCAACCGAGCTGGTCGAGGCCGGCGTCTCGACACCGCTGGTTCGTCTCGGGGTTCGGCGCTATGGTGGTTCGGGCAAACCGGCCGAGCTCTATCAGCAGCAGGGACTGGATGCCCGGTCCATTGCCGAGACGGTCCGGGAACTGCTTAAATAA
- the lptE gene encoding LptE family protein, giving the protein MRLYKRGQLLTVLLLTLVFGGCGYYFPHIYDGPEKTVYMPQWKNRTNQLDLDTRIYHSLARWFQKSPSINLIRDRERADLILAGEIVAIDLPSISWDGNAETKEVKVRLQVRYVLKDLKNGTLLWEVPREVWSEEYQLSDNTTSINEQEAVEQIIADLSERIYLGTLERLRQEQRRKETEKSPGR; this is encoded by the coding sequence GTGAGACTGTACAAGAGGGGTCAACTCCTGACCGTCCTGCTGCTTACACTTGTGTTCGGCGGCTGCGGTTATTATTTTCCCCACATCTATGATGGACCGGAAAAGACCGTCTACATGCCCCAGTGGAAAAACCGCACCAACCAGCTGGACCTGGACACCAGAATCTACCACTCTCTGGCCCGCTGGTTCCAGAAATCGCCCAGTATCAACCTGATCCGGGATCGGGAGCGGGCCGATCTGATTCTGGCCGGTGAAATCGTCGCCATCGATCTGCCCAGCATATCCTGGGATGGCAATGCCGAGACAAAAGAGGTCAAGGTCCGGCTCCAGGTCCGCTACGTGCTCAAAGACCTGAAAAACGGCACCCTGCTCTGGGAGGTCCCGCGGGAAGTATGGAGCGAGGAATACCAGCTCAGCGACAACACCACCAGCATCAACGAACAGGAGGCGGTGGAGCAGATTATTGCCGATCTCTCGGAACGGATCTATCTTGGAACCCTGGAGAGGCTGCGGCAGGAACAGAGAAGAAAAGAGACAGAAAAGAGCCCCGGCCGGTAG
- the leuS gene encoding leucine--tRNA ligase codes for MDRQSSDRYDFKTIEAKWQQRWAEEKPYKVSEDPSRKKYYVLEMFPYPSGRIHMGHVRNYSIGDVIARYKRMQGFNVIHPMGWDAFGLPAENAALKRGIHPATWTYDNIAYMRDQLKAMGLSYDWDRELATCDPSYYRWEQLIFLQMLEKGLVYRKETTVNWCKSCQTVLAREQVIDGCCWRCDEHVLPKTMYGWFFKITDYADELLEDLDQLTGWPEKVVTMQRNWIGRSEGLACDFPVEDSQEKITIFTTRPDTIFGVTFMSLAVEHPLIDKLIQGREEETRVREFIEKTLIEKQRLAVDEEPEKHGVFTGAYCINPFNGERVPIYVANFVLMEYGTGAVMAVPAHDQRDFEFARKYGLPIRPVIQPEGNHLAGETMEEAWTGPGKLVDSAEFTGMDWQEAKKAIIDYAADKGFGRPHITYRLRDWGISRQRYWGAPIPIIHCPECGVVPVPADELPVTLPGTNDPNGSHAPLHQQEEFYSTSCPGCGGPARRETDTMDTFVESSWYFARYTCPDNDQAPLDPAKAGYWLPVDQYIGGVEHAILHLLYSRFFTKVLRDLGYLNIDEPFTNLLTQGMVIKDGAKMSKSKGNVVDPSDLIDQYGADTTRLFSLFAAPPEKDLEWNAQGVDGASRFLNRVYRLVNSSLDCFQEEPQDIRISDLNETDRALYRKTHQTIQRVTDSIETNFHFNTAISAVMELTNQISRLTAEQAARIHRTVLRQALEAILRLLFPMVPHFCAELWEQTGHTTLLDQEPWPTCDPEALKEEEITIVVQVNGKVRARLQVPAAIQEEDLKKQALADERVQKFTGDKKPRKIIVVQGKLVNIVV; via the coding sequence ATGGATAGACAGTCGAGCGACAGGTACGATTTCAAGACCATCGAGGCCAAATGGCAGCAACGCTGGGCCGAAGAAAAACCGTACAAGGTGAGCGAAGATCCTTCCCGCAAGAAATATTATGTCCTGGAGATGTTTCCCTATCCCTCCGGCCGGATCCACATGGGGCATGTCCGCAACTACTCCATCGGTGATGTCATTGCCCGCTACAAACGCATGCAGGGTTTCAATGTCATTCATCCCATGGGCTGGGACGCCTTTGGCCTGCCGGCGGAAAACGCTGCCCTGAAGCGCGGTATCCATCCTGCTACCTGGACCTACGATAATATCGCCTACATGCGTGACCAGCTCAAGGCCATGGGCCTCAGTTACGACTGGGACCGGGAACTGGCCACCTGTGATCCCTCCTATTATCGGTGGGAACAGCTCATCTTTCTGCAGATGCTTGAAAAGGGGCTGGTGTATCGCAAGGAGACCACGGTCAACTGGTGTAAGAGCTGCCAGACCGTGCTGGCGCGGGAACAGGTCATCGACGGTTGCTGCTGGCGCTGCGACGAGCATGTCCTGCCCAAAACCATGTACGGCTGGTTTTTCAAGATCACCGATTATGCCGACGAACTGCTGGAAGACCTGGATCAGCTCACCGGCTGGCCGGAAAAGGTTGTCACCATGCAGCGCAACTGGATCGGCCGCAGCGAAGGATTGGCCTGCGATTTCCCGGTGGAGGACAGCCAGGAGAAGATCACCATCTTTACCACCCGGCCCGACACCATCTTCGGGGTGACCTTCATGTCGCTGGCCGTGGAACATCCGCTCATCGACAAACTCATCCAGGGACGCGAGGAGGAAACCCGGGTCCGGGAGTTCATAGAAAAGACTCTGATTGAGAAACAGCGCCTGGCCGTGGACGAGGAACCGGAAAAGCATGGTGTCTTCACCGGCGCTTACTGCATCAACCCCTTCAACGGCGAAAGGGTGCCCATCTATGTGGCCAACTTTGTACTCATGGAATACGGCACCGGAGCTGTCATGGCCGTCCCGGCCCATGATCAGCGTGATTTCGAGTTTGCGAGAAAATATGGTCTGCCCATTCGTCCGGTGATCCAGCCGGAAGGAAACCACCTGGCCGGCGAGACCATGGAGGAGGCCTGGACCGGTCCTGGAAAACTGGTCGATTCCGCTGAGTTCACCGGTATGGACTGGCAGGAAGCCAAAAAGGCCATCATCGATTATGCCGCCGACAAGGGTTTTGGCCGACCGCACATCACCTACCGGCTTCGGGACTGGGGTATCTCCCGCCAGCGGTACTGGGGCGCCCCTATCCCGATCATCCACTGTCCCGAGTGCGGCGTGGTCCCGGTACCCGCCGATGAGCTGCCCGTAACCCTGCCGGGCACAAACGATCCAAACGGCAGCCACGCCCCGCTTCACCAGCAAGAGGAGTTCTACAGCACCAGCTGCCCCGGTTGCGGTGGTCCGGCCAGGCGGGAGACCGACACCATGGATACCTTTGTCGAGTCGTCCTGGTATTTTGCCAGGTACACCTGCCCCGATAACGACCAGGCGCCGCTGGATCCGGCAAAGGCCGGCTACTGGCTGCCGGTGGACCAGTACATCGGCGGGGTGGAACATGCCATCCTCCACCTGCTCTATTCCAGGTTTTTCACCAAAGTGCTGCGGGATCTTGGTTACCTCAACATCGACGAACCGTTTACCAATCTCCTGACCCAGGGCATGGTGATCAAGGACGGGGCCAAGATGTCCAAGTCCAAGGGCAACGTGGTGGATCCCTCGGATCTCATCGATCAATACGGGGCCGACACCACCCGTCTCTTTTCCCTGTTCGCTGCGCCGCCGGAAAAGGATCTGGAATGGAACGCCCAGGGGGTGGACGGGGCGTCGCGTTTTCTCAACCGGGTATACCGGCTCGTCAACTCCAGCCTGGACTGCTTTCAGGAGGAACCCCAGGATATCCGGATCAGCGACCTGAACGAAACCGATAGGGCCCTCTACCGCAAGACACACCAGACGATCCAGCGGGTTACCGATTCCATTGAAACCAACTTCCATTTCAACACCGCCATTTCAGCGGTCATGGAACTGACCAATCAGATCTCCCGGCTGACCGCTGAGCAGGCAGCCAGGATCCACCGCACGGTCCTGCGCCAGGCCCTGGAGGCCATCCTGCGGCTTCTCTTTCCCATGGTTCCCCATTTCTGCGCCGAACTCTGGGAACAGACGGGACATACCACACTTCTGGATCAGGAACCCTGGCCCACCTGTGATCCCGAGGCTTTGAAGGAAGAGGAGATAACCATTGTGGTCCAGGTGAACGGCAAAGTCCGGGCCCGGCTGCAGGTTCCGGCGGCTATCCAGGAGGAGGACTTAAAAAAACAGGCTCTGGCCGACGAACGGGTCCAGAAGTTCACCGGCGACAAAAAACCCAGAAAGATTATTGTGGTTCAGGGCAAGCTGGTCAATATCGTCGTCTGA
- the dnaB gene encoding replicative DNA helicase, which yields MALQTSSPVPQEQRHTGTLPPQNVEAEQAVLGTVLIQDGSLIKIVEILEPEDFYRDAHKLIYQAMVQLFEKREPHDLITVTNLLSDQNKLDQVGGPAYLASLTDIIPFSGTLVHHAKIIRQKSILRRLIRSATEVAARCYEEQDDIDSLVDDAERTIFEIAQAKKGQGFQPMAKIVPRAFERVTKLFERKEHITGVATGYEELDRMTAGLQPSDLIILAGRPSMGKTALVMNMVQHAALIEKVSVGVFSLEMSMEQLALRMLCSVGRIDSQRIRTGRLLESDWPKLTRATGMLTDAPIFIDDTAAMSVLDMRAKARRLKAEHNLGLIVVDYLQLMKGKSNIENRTQEISDISRSLKAMAKELDVPVVALSQLNRSLESRNDKRPQLSDLRESGAIEQDADLILFIYRDEVYNTAEDNPNRGIAEVIIGKQRNGPIGTVKLTFLSQYTTFENYTPMQPPGEGYS from the coding sequence ATGGCTCTGCAAACATCGTCACCCGTACCACAGGAACAGCGCCATACCGGTACCCTGCCGCCCCAGAATGTGGAGGCGGAACAGGCCGTACTCGGGACTGTCCTCATTCAGGATGGATCCCTGATCAAAATTGTCGAGATTCTCGAGCCGGAAGATTTCTACCGCGACGCCCACAAGCTGATCTACCAGGCCATGGTCCAGCTCTTTGAAAAAAGAGAACCCCATGACCTGATCACGGTCACCAACCTTCTCAGCGACCAGAACAAACTCGATCAGGTCGGCGGTCCTGCCTACCTGGCCTCACTGACCGATATCATCCCCTTTTCCGGGACCCTGGTCCACCACGCGAAAATAATCCGCCAGAAATCCATTCTCCGTCGCCTCATCCGCAGCGCCACAGAAGTGGCGGCCCGTTGTTACGAAGAACAGGACGATATCGACTCCCTGGTTGACGACGCCGAGCGGACCATCTTTGAGATCGCCCAGGCCAAAAAGGGTCAGGGCTTCCAGCCCATGGCCAAGATCGTGCCCCGGGCCTTTGAACGGGTAACCAAGCTCTTTGAACGCAAGGAACATATCACCGGTGTGGCCACAGGCTATGAAGAACTTGACAGGATGACTGCCGGGCTGCAGCCTTCGGACCTGATCATTCTCGCCGGCCGCCCCAGTATGGGCAAGACCGCCCTGGTCATGAACATGGTCCAGCATGCCGCTCTTATCGAGAAGGTATCCGTGGGGGTCTTCAGTCTTGAGATGTCCATGGAACAGCTGGCCCTGCGTATGCTCTGCTCTGTGGGCCGCATCGATTCCCAGCGAATCCGGACCGGCCGGCTGCTGGAAAGCGACTGGCCCAAACTGACCCGGGCCACCGGCATGCTCACCGACGCGCCCATCTTCATCGACGATACAGCGGCCATGAGCGTGCTCGACATGCGCGCCAAGGCCCGACGCCTCAAGGCCGAACATAACCTTGGCCTGATTGTGGTCGACTATCTGCAGCTGATGAAGGGTAAGTCCAATATCGAGAACCGTACCCAGGAGATCAGCGACATCTCCCGCTCGCTCAAGGCCATGGCCAAGGAACTCGATGTCCCGGTGGTGGCCCTCTCACAGCTCAACCGCAGCCTGGAATCTCGAAACGACAAGCGGCCCCAGCTCTCGGACCTGCGTGAGTCCGGCGCCATTGAGCAGGATGCCGACCTTATCCTTTTCATCTACCGCGACGAGGTGTATAACACCGCAGAGGACAACCCCAACCGGGGCATTGCCGAGGTGATCATCGGCAAACAGCGTAATGGGCCCATTGGTACGGTCAAATTGACCTTCCTCTCCCAGTACACTACGTTTGAAAACTACACCCCCATGCAGCCTCCGGGAGAAGGATACAGCTAG
- the rplI gene encoding 50S ribosomal protein L9 produces MEIILKKTIDNLGQEGDIVNVKPGYARNYLFPKGFAVPANKENMARLEREKAAIAARLEEEKKAAQSLAEKLEGKTIEIARRVGEEDRLFGSVTTSDIAEKLDEAGIAVDRKAILLAEPIKAIGEVKVAVKVGYQMTTDIIVQVVPETAGDAA; encoded by the coding sequence ATGGAAATCATACTGAAAAAGACAATTGACAATCTTGGACAGGAAGGAGACATTGTAAATGTCAAGCCTGGCTATGCCAGAAACTATCTCTTTCCCAAAGGTTTTGCCGTACCCGCGAACAAGGAAAACATGGCCCGCCTCGAACGGGAGAAGGCTGCCATCGCCGCCCGACTCGAAGAGGAGAAAAAGGCTGCCCAGTCCCTGGCCGAGAAGCTGGAAGGCAAGACCATTGAAATCGCCCGCCGGGTTGGCGAAGAGGACCGGCTCTTTGGTTCCGTTACCACCAGCGATATTGCAGAGAAACTTGACGAAGCCGGCATTGCTGTAGATCGCAAAGCCATTCTGCTGGCTGAGCCGATCAAGGCCATCGGCGAAGTCAAGGTTGCTGTCAAGGTGGGTTACCAGATGACCACCGATATCATCGTGCAGGTGGTACCGGAAACCGCGGGTGACGCGGCTTAG
- a CDS encoding DUF2232 domain-containing protein — protein sequence MAEHDSARPANNSPLSGPAVLLAAVFSLPVLIPSLFSWGAGLLAIPVLYTLRVHGLRQGSIYLRNGLVVSLMVAIGTGELGMELLVLSLVPLGYSLYRSTIQGESPVAAGGRGVFVLGLTWFILWAIYGMTQGVNPYRHLVEMLDAGFAQTYEAYRQSTELSPEMLLALKEVVDDIRMLIPRVLPGVLACSLLLTVWLNLVAGSRILRRLHPEFAPWPPYSKWQLPDRLVWGIIGAGLLILVGRGFIRDLGTCLALVMGLLYFFQGLAVVVFLLDRWKVPGYLRMVLYIILIVQSYGLLLVAMLGLADVWLDFRKFQTPPADEHQNT from the coding sequence GTGGCGGAGCATGACAGCGCCAGACCCGCGAACAATTCGCCACTATCGGGTCCGGCGGTCCTGCTGGCCGCCGTATTTTCCCTGCCGGTTCTGATTCCCTCCCTCTTCAGCTGGGGGGCGGGACTGCTGGCCATCCCGGTACTATATACCCTCCGGGTGCATGGCCTGCGTCAGGGGAGCATCTATCTGCGAAACGGTCTTGTCGTTTCACTCATGGTGGCGATAGGTACCGGTGAGCTCGGCATGGAGCTTCTCGTGCTGAGCCTGGTACCGCTGGGCTACAGTCTGTACCGAAGCACGATCCAGGGCGAATCACCGGTCGCGGCCGGCGGTCGCGGCGTTTTTGTTCTCGGCCTTACCTGGTTTATTCTCTGGGCCATCTACGGAATGACCCAGGGGGTTAATCCCTACCGCCATCTCGTGGAGATGCTGGATGCTGGATTTGCCCAGACCTACGAGGCCTACCGCCAGAGCACCGAGCTTTCTCCGGAAATGCTCCTGGCCCTGAAAGAAGTGGTCGATGACATAAGGATGCTGATCCCCCGGGTGCTGCCCGGGGTACTTGCCTGCTCCCTGCTGCTGACCGTCTGGCTCAACCTGGTTGCCGGCAGCAGGATACTCAGGCGTCTGCATCCGGAATTTGCCCCCTGGCCCCCATACAGCAAGTGGCAGCTGCCCGACCGGCTGGTGTGGGGAATAATCGGGGCCGGACTGCTCATCCTGGTTGGCCGGGGATTCATTCGTGACCTGGGTACCTGTCTCGCCCTGGTCATGGGGCTGCTCTACTTCTTCCAGGGTCTGGCGGTGGTTGTTTTTCTGCTTGACCGGTGGAAAGTACCTGGATATCTGAGGATGGTTCTGTATATTATCCTCATTGTCCAGAGCTACGGGTTGCTGCTGGTGGCTATGCTGGGGCTGGCCGATGTCTGGCTGGATTTCAGAAAATTCCAGACCCCGCCGGCGGACGAACACCAAAACACCTGA
- the rpsR gene encoding 30S ribosomal protein S18, giving the protein MAPRKRVFSRRRVCRFCTDKELVIDYKDVKTLRNFVTERGKIIPRRIYGTCARHQRQLTEAVKRARQLALLPYTGPTQF; this is encoded by the coding sequence ATGGCTCCACGCAAAAGAGTATTTTCCCGTCGCCGGGTGTGCCGGTTCTGCACAGATAAAGAGCTGGTTATAGATTACAAGGATGTCAAAACCCTGCGTAATTTTGTTACGGAACGGGGCAAGATAATTCCCAGACGTATCTACGGTACCTGTGCCAGGCACCAGAGACAGCTGACCGAAGCGGTAAAACGCGCCCGCCAGCTGGCCCTTCTGCCGTACACAGGCCCAACCCAGTTCTGA
- the rpsF gene encoding 30S ribosomal protein S6, translating to MRHYETTYILRPNLGEDQFTEIIDRTNAIITDDGGTIINLDRWGMKRLAYEIRKEVQGYYVYINYAAPAAAVDELERIFRIDDRVLRYLTIKLADSIDAEQIAREMELVAAEAAPEETEEEAGAAEETASTEEKTE from the coding sequence ATGCGTCACTACGAAACCACCTACATTCTGCGCCCAAACCTGGGCGAAGACCAGTTCACGGAAATCATCGATCGTACCAATGCCATCATCACCGATGATGGCGGCACGATCATCAATCTTGATCGCTGGGGCATGAAACGACTGGCCTATGAGATCAGGAAAGAGGTCCAGGGCTACTACGTTTATATCAACTACGCCGCCCCGGCTGCCGCTGTTGATGAGTTGGAGCGTATCTTCCGCATCGATGACCGGGTCCTGCGCTACCTCACCATCAAGCTGGCCGATTCCATCGATGCCGAGCAAATCGCCAGGGAAATGGAACTGGTGGCCGCCGAAGCTGCACCTGAAGAAACCGAGGAAGAGGCCGGTGCTGCTGAAGAGACCGCCTCAACTGAAGAGAAAACCGAGTAA
- a CDS encoding MazG nucleotide pyrophosphohydrolase domain-containing protein has product MNYTSDAREFLRLRDIIARLRSADGCPWDQRQTPKSLKKYLLEETEELAQAIDRDDPDHVCEEIGDLFYILGMLTAMYSDQDCFTATDALSSICEKMIRRHPHVFAGAATGDDEALRRQWEAIKADEKKNS; this is encoded by the coding sequence ATGAATTACACCAGTGATGCCAGAGAGTTCCTACGCCTAAGGGATATCATCGCCCGGCTCCGGTCCGCCGATGGTTGTCCCTGGGATCAGCGGCAGACCCCGAAAAGCCTGAAAAAATACCTCCTTGAGGAAACAGAGGAACTGGCCCAGGCCATTGACAGGGATGATCCGGACCACGTCTGCGAGGAGATCGGCGATCTCTTTTATATCCTTGGTATGCTCACCGCCATGTACAGCGACCAGGATTGCTTCACCGCGACTGATGCCCTGTCGTCCATCTGTGAAAAAATGATCCGCCGTCATCCCCATGTCTTTGCTGGTGCGGCCACCGGCGACGACGAAGCGCTCCGCCGTCAGTGGGAAGCCATCAAGGCGGACGAGAAGAAAAACTCCTGA
- a CDS encoding response regulator, translated as MNHMSILVADDDPVVRRLLEKRLQDAGYEVTVAGDGVEATRKLASQRFDVVVTDLVMPGDIGGIELLQVVKEKSIDTEVIVITAHSSIDTAVEAMKKGAVDYLEKPVNFDELFIRLEKISEVKSLIRNADDLREAMDVTESSAAQTIQYLEITAADLQLKLDQLRKILSDPEKEEGVRIAEALKIIGVQ; from the coding sequence ATGAACCATATGTCCATTCTCGTTGCAGACGATGATCCGGTTGTCCGGCGTCTGCTGGAAAAAAGACTGCAGGATGCCGGCTATGAGGTAACGGTTGCCGGCGATGGTGTTGAGGCGACCCGCAAACTCGCTAGCCAACGCTTTGATGTGGTGGTCACCGATCTGGTCATGCCCGGTGACATCGGCGGTATCGAGCTTTTGCAGGTGGTCAAGGAAAAGAGCATCGACACCGAGGTTATAGTTATCACAGCCCATTCATCCATCGACACCGCGGTGGAGGCCATGAAAAAGGGGGCGGTGGATTACCTGGAGAAACCGGTTAACTTCGATGAGCTCTTCATCCGCCTGGAAAAGATCAGCGAGGTCAAATCCCTGATCCGCAATGCCGATGATCTGCGAGAGGCCATGGATGTCACGGAATCTTCGGCCGCCCAGACCATCCAGTACCTGGAAATTACCGCCGCTGACCTGCAGCTCAAGCTGGACCAGCTGCGGAAAATTCTCTCGGACCCGGAAAAAGAGGAAGGGGTGCGGATAGCAGAGGCCCTGAAAATTATCGGCGTCCAATAG